ATACGCTAAAAGCCATCGGGGTTAAGGACTCTAAGCATTTAAATGACAGGCAAATCAGAGAGCTGGCTAAAAGCATCGTCGAGCTGAAAATCCCTTACAGTCTTTTGCGGCTTCCGAATAAAAAATACAATCAATGGCAGCGCAAGGGCTGGTCCCAAGGAAAAATGAAAACGATCCTGCATCATCAGGCTCTCGAAAAATTATTAGAAAAAATTTCTCCCAAGAAACCAGATGGGATTCTGATTGATCAATTTTCACAGCCGGAAGTTTACCAAAAGCATTTACGTAGTGAAAAATTACATTTGCAGCCTAACGTATATTTTATGACCAAAGCCGAAAGTTACTCGATTGCTGTTGCTGCAGGATCTATTATCGCTAGGTCAGCTTTTGTTAAGGAAATGGATCAATTAGAAATGGATACAGGGCTTTCTATTCCTAAAGGAGCATCCGCAAAAGTGGATCAGGCGGCAGCCCAAGTCATCAAACACTATGGTGAAGATAAGCTTGATGAGATAGCAAAAGTCCATTTTGCCAACACTCAAAAAGCTAAAAAGTTATAGAAGAAAAAACAGGTGACCCGGCAAATCCAGGCCACCTGTTTTTTTATCCACGAAGCTCTGCTTCATGTTGATCTTTAACAGCTGTTAAAATTTTGTCGTGCGCTTCTTCAACTTCTTCATCTTTTAAAGTACGGTGAGGGTCCAGATATAAAAGATTAAAGGCAAGGGATTTTTTCCCTTCTGGTAAATGATCGCCTTGATAGACATCAAACACCCGTACATCCTTAACCAATGGAGCTCCTGCTTCAGATATTGTATCGGTAATAGCGGCCGATGTTATTTGTTCGTCAACCACAAGCGCAATATCTCTTGAAACAGATGGATAACGCGGAATTGCCTGGAACGCTTCTTCTTTCGTATATTGAGCGAATAATTCCTCAGCGTTTAAGTCGAACACATACGTATCTTTCAAACCTAATTCCTTTTGAAGTTTAGGATGAACTTGTCCAATAAACCCGATTTCTTTATCTCCTGATTTCACTAGGGCCGTGCGTCCAGGGTGCATATGTGGAATCTTTGTTTTTTCATAGGTGAAGGACAGATCAAGCTGTGCACTCAACCCTTCCACAATTCCTTTCACTACATAGAAGTCCACTTCTTTCTTTTCCTGCTGCCAAGGATGTGATATCCACGTACCTGTTAACGCCCCAGATGCTCTTAAAATTTCACTCGGCTGTCTTGTTACTTGTTCTTCATTACTTACAAATACGGTCCCTACTTCATAATAGGAAAGATCCTTCTGCTTCCTTGCTACATTATAAGATAAGGATTGCAACAATTCAGGCAGCATACTGAGTCGCAGATGGCTGTGGTCTTCACTCATCGGCATCGCAAGAGCCACTGGAGATTTCGCCTGTCGTTTAATTTCCGGACTTACAAGCATCTGTGACCGTTCCTTTGGTGTTAATGAATACGTAATCGTTTCGTGCAGCCCTGCTCCCTCGAAATACGATTTCACTTTTCGTTTGAGCTGCTGTTCAAGAGTCAGCCCGCCTGCTTGCGAAGATCCTTGCGGAAGCGTGTAAGGAAGATTATCATACCCGAAAATACGCGCCACTTCTTCAAGCATATCTTCAAAAAGCTCTATATCCCCTCGGCGTGTAGGAATCTTTACATCAAAATTTTCTCCGTTTTGTTCATAGGAGAACTGAAGCCGGCGCAGGATATCAGCAATTTCTTCATTTGTAATGGAAGTTCCAAGACGATCGTTAATGACAGACGTTTCAATAGAAACCTTATTTTCAGAGCGATCCAACTGGTCCACGCTTACTGCACCTGATAAAACCGTACCGCCAGCATACTTGGCCAGGAGCTCACAGGCTCGCTTTCCTGCGCGCTCGACGCGGTTAGGATCTACGCCTTTCTCAAAGCGGTTACTTGACTCACTTCTTAAGCCATGATCTTTCGAAGCCTGCCGCACAACTGATGGATCGAAATAGGCCGCCTCTAGAATCAATGTTTTCGTATCTTCTTGAACTTCAGACTTGGCACCGCCCATAACTCCGGCAATCGCATGCGCTTCATCACCGTTTGTTATCACCAAATGATGATTCTTCAGTTCCCGCTTCTGATTATCTAATGTTGTAATCATTTCTCCGTCCTCTGCTCGTCTCGTTACAATCTTGTCAGAGTCAAAACGATCGTAATCAAAAGCATGAAGCGGCTGACCATATTCAAGCAGTACGTAGTTCGTAATGTCTACTACATTATTAATCGGGCGAATACCCGCAGCCGTTAATCGATTCCTCATCCACAGTGGAGAGGCACCTACTTTAATATCTTTAATGATGAAAGCCCCGTAATAAGGATTGGCTTGTTTGTCTTCCACTTCTACAGAAATGAAATCCTCAGCTGCTTCATTCGAATAGGGTACATCTTCTTTCTGCAGTTCATAGTCACCATCAATAGCCGCCGCCACCTCATACGCTACCCCCGCCATGCTCAGGGCGTCAGATCGATTAGGCGTTAAACCGAGTTCTATAATCTTATCATCTAAATTTAACAGAGAAAGAGCGTCCGCTCCTGCTTCAACATCTTCTGGGAAAACGAAGATCCCCTCCGCAAATTCTTTCGGGACGTCTTTTTCGTCTATACCCAGCTCCTGAAGAGAACAGATCATGCCATTGGACTCTTCTCCACGAAGCTTAGTTTTTTTTATTTTGAAATCACCTGGAAGAACAGCTCCAGGTTTTGCTACAGCTACTTGCTGTCCTTCTGCAATATTCGGAGCTCCGCAGACAATTTGCAGGGTTTCCTCTCCTACGTCGACCTGGCAAAGGGATAATTTATCAGCGTTTGGGTGTTGTTCACAGGACTGGACGTGTCCCACCACTACACCGGACACACCTTCTGCAACAGGTGTCACACTTTCCACTTCAATTCCTGTTTTCGTGATGATTTCAGCTAACTCTTCGGTTGAATAGCTGCTGATATCGATTAATTCTTGCAACCAATTGGATGATACAAGCATTGTTTTTCTCCTCCTTTACGCTTTGTGATATTGTTCTAAGAATCGGATGTCATTGGTATAGAAATTTCTAATATCATCCACACCATATTTCAACATTGCAATTCGCTCAGGTCCCATTCCAAATGCGAAACCGGAATATTCTTTTGGATCATATCCTGCCATTTCCAATACATTTGGATGAACCATACCCGCTCCTAATATCTCAATCCAGCCAGTTCCTTTACAGACAGAACAACCTTTTCCTTCACATACTTTACACGAAATATCCATCTCAACAGACGGTTCCGTAAATGGGAAGAAACTTGGGCGGAGTCTTATATCCCGTTCTGCTCCAAACATTTGTTTCGCAAAGGCGTTTAAGACCCCTTTCAAATCACTCATACGCACATGTTTATCGACTAAAAGTCCCTCTAATTGAGTAAACTGGTGAGAGTGAGTCGCATCGTCTGTATCCCTGCGGTAAACCTTACCTGGACAAATCATCTTCACTGGTTCATTTCCATTTTTCTGACCCATTGTACGTGCTTGCACTGGTGAAGTATGAGTACGAAGAAGCAATTCTTCCGTGATATAAAAAGAGTCCTGCATATCTCGAGCCGGATGTCCTTTAGGTAAGTTCAATGCTTCAAAGTTATAATAATCGGTTTCCACTTCAGGACCTTCTTTTATTTCAAAGCCCATTCCGATAAATAGATCTTCAATCTCTTCCACAATACTTGTAAGCAAATGAGGACCGCCAACACGTACAGGTCGTCCTGGAAGAGTCACGTCAATGCTCTCTGCTTCTAATTGTTTTTCGAGTTCTTGATCTTCCAGCCGAGTCTGTTTCGTATCAATTGCAGCGGCAATACTTTCTCTTACTTCATTAGCCAGCTGACCGATTACAGGCCTCTCTTCTTTGGATAATTTCCCCATGCCGCGAAGCACCTCTGTAATAGGTCCTTTTTTTCCTAAGTATTCTACCCGAACATCTTTCAAACTTTGTACGTTTTCGGATTTGCTAACTTTTTCTAGAGCTTCCTGCTTCAACTCTTCTAAACGCTCTTTCATCGAATATATCCTCCTTTAGTGAAAAATAAAAAAGTCCCGTCCCCAAAAAAGGGACGAGACTTGTCATGGTCGTTTCGCGGTACCACCCTTGTTGACACCTGTAGTGCCCACCTCAGATTGAATAACGGAATGAATTCCGGACCACTTGGATAGTGATCAGCTCCAGAGTGAAATTTCAGTAGTTGTCACGATAGAAGCACTTCCAGTCTAAGGTGCTTCCTCCCTGAGATCGATTCCCAATTACATACTTGCCTCTTTCTACGCTTTTTTTTTATAACTGCTTACTTATTATAGAGAATGAAAAAGCAGGATGCAACCCTATCCCTTCATATGGTACATCAATACGGCTGCGGCTATCGAAACATTTAATGATTCTGCTTCCCCGTAGATAGGGATATAAACAAGCTCATTCGCTAAATCCACAAGGTCCTGGGAAATTCCCTGTCCCTCATTCCCCACAATTAAAGCTGCCTTTTCCTGCGGCTGCAGTTTTTGAAAAGGAGTAGAATTTTGAAGAGTGGAGGCCCATATGGATGCACCGCTGCTTTTCAATTCTTCTATATAATCCTCTAAGTCACCCTTGAAGTGAGGAATATGGAAAATGGAGCCCTGAGTTGCGCGAATAACTTTATCATTATAAGGATCCACCGTCCCTGTTCCCAGGACAATATGATCAAATCCAGCTGCATCTGCCGTCCGGATTAATGTTCCTAAATTGCCTGGGTCCTGAACAGCATCCACTAACAATGTCAGGGGCGCTGGCGAATATTCCCATTCTTTCAGCCCTACTACTGCCGCAATCCCTTGAGGTGTTTCTGTTTCTGAAATGGCTGAAAACACTTGTCTGCTTACGGTTGTACATTTTGTCTGCTCAGGTACTGAAAAGCTTGCGTCTTCACTGATAATAAATTCAATAACAGGCCAGTCGCTTTTCATCGCTTCTTCAACTAAGTGATAACCTTCGATAAGAAAACGCTGTTCTCTGTTGCGATATTTTCTTTTATGTAGTTTTTTCCACTCTTTAACCTGTGCATTTTGAATGGATGTAATCATTGTCTTCCCTCATTTGTTCGTCTATTTCTAACTAATCATACATAGGTTTCACCTGTTGGGTCAAACTAAGGGGGAAACTTTCATAAAGAATAATTCAATATAAAGGAGGATTCCGTTAAAATGAATCTTAACTTAAGACAAGCCATTCTTTCCAATGTAACTGGGCATAACTCAGAGCAGCTGGAGGCAACAATTGATGATGCGATGCAAAAAGGCGAAGAAAAGATGCTCCCTGGCTTAGGCGTTTTCTTTGAGATGCTTTGGAAAGAGTCAGATGATCAGGAGAAACAAGAAATATTAAATACATTAGAGCAGAGCTTAAAAGAACCTACTGCTTAACTATGCATAACAAAGACCAGTCCCATTTGGACTGGTCTTCTTTTTCCTTTATTGGAAAGTAATCTCCTGAACTTTATCTGCATCCAGTTCCTTAATCACTTCTACAATCAAACTAACTGCATTTTCGAAGTCATCACGGTGAAGCATAGCTGCATGAGAATGAATATAGCGGGTAGCAATCGTAATGGACAAAGCAGGTACTCCGTCATGGCTTAAGTGGATCGCTCCAGAGTCTGTGCCACCGCCTGCAAGAGAATCAAATTGATAAGGTATTTGGTTTTTATCAGCCGTATCCGTCACAAAGTCACGCAAGCCCTTATGAGAAATCATAGACGCATCATACAAAATGATCTGAGGCCCATCTCCCATTTTACTGGAAGCATCCTTATCGGACACGCCAGGAGTATCGCCTGCAATTCCTACGTCTACACCAAAGGCGATATCGGGATTAATTAAGTTCGCAGCAGTACGGGCACCTCTAAGCCCCACTTCTTCCTGTACCGTACCTACACCATAAACCACGTTCGGGTGCTTTTCACCTTTTAGACGTTTTAAAACCTCAATAGCGATAGCACAGCCAATTCGGTTATCCCACGCTTTAGCAAGAAGCATTTTTTCATTTTTCATCTGAGTGAATTCGAAGTATGGAACCACAGAGTCTCCAGGCTTCACTCCAAATTCTTCAGCCTCTTCCCGGCTTGAAGCACCGATATCAATAAACATATCTTTGATTTCCACTGGTTTCTTACGCTGCTCAGCAGGAAGAATATGCGGCGGCTTCGAGCCAATAACACCTGTCAGGTCTCCCTTTCTTGTCATAAGAGTAACACGCTGGGCAAGCATCACCTGACTCCACCAGCCCCCGACCGTTTGGAAATAAACGTAGCCATGATCATCGATACGGGTAACCATGAAGCCCACTTCATCCAAGTGCCCTGCAACCATGACACTCGGACCTTTTTTATCTCCAGTCTTCTTAGCAATTAAGCTGCCAAGATTGTCCGTAAACACCTCATCAGCGAAAGGTGTAATATACCTTTTCATTACTTCACGAGCTTCCCTTTCATTTCCTGGTACCCCTTTAGCATCTGTAAGGTCTTTCAGCATGGTCAGTGTTTCATCTTTTTTAGCCATATGTAATAATTCCTCCTTTTTATTTCCAAGTGTTATTATATATCTTTTTAAGCGATTTCACAAAAAATTGCGTCTCTTTGCTCTTAATATCCCTGATCCTGCCGTTCATAATTCACTTCATTTTTAGCATGATACGCACGAACCAGTTCAGCTTCACTAAATCCCAGCGTCTCCCCCAGGCTAAGGTAGCTTCCGAATAATTTCTTATAATTTTGGTCATTTGTATGGTTACGAAACTGTTCTATTAGGGAATACACCGCTAGAAAAGCTTCTGTTTGTGATGCAAAAGGTGTAACAGGCTGCGACTCATACCGGTGCCCCAGGTCCAACCCTAAGGATAAAATAAAATGAAGACCATCTACATATTCTTCTAAAATTACTTCTTTCGCACTGGCTTGCTTGGTACTCCAGAATTTAAAGCAGCGCGTTTCGTTTGCTAATTCACCTAATTCCACTTGAAGAGCCAGGACCTTTTCTTTTATGTTTTCTGAGCTATTCAGTTGATGATGTGTTTCAATATAATGATCGAGCTTTTCCTGCATAAGGTATAAGGTTTCCCAATTCATAAGATCTGACTCCTTCCCAAAAGCGTATCCTTAATAAATGTATCATTTTTTGAAACAAAACGACACTTCAAAACGTATATAAACTACTAACCCAAAAATAGGGAGACGATAAGTATGATCATAATCCTTTTTCGTATATTATTACTAATTGCTATTGCATTCATCTTATATACAGCCTACAAATTTGCTGTTAATCCACGAAGGAAACTGGAACTGGCCCGTGATAAAAAAGAATTTTATTTTCATGATA
The Halobacillus halophilus DSM 2266 DNA segment above includes these coding regions:
- a CDS encoding dUTP diphosphatase is translated as MNWETLYLMQEKLDHYIETHHQLNSSENIKEKVLALQVELGELANETRCFKFWSTKQASAKEVILEEYVDGLHFILSLGLDLGHRYESQPVTPFASQTEAFLAVYSLIEQFRNHTNDQNYKKLFGSYLSLGETLGFSEAELVRAYHAKNEVNYERQDQGY
- the pheT gene encoding phenylalanine--tRNA ligase subunit beta, yielding MLVSSNWLQELIDISSYSTEELAEIITKTGIEVESVTPVAEGVSGVVVGHVQSCEQHPNADKLSLCQVDVGEETLQIVCGAPNIAEGQQVAVAKPGAVLPGDFKIKKTKLRGEESNGMICSLQELGIDEKDVPKEFAEGIFVFPEDVEAGADALSLLNLDDKIIELGLTPNRSDALSMAGVAYEVAAAIDGDYELQKEDVPYSNEAAEDFISVEVEDKQANPYYGAFIIKDIKVGASPLWMRNRLTAAGIRPINNVVDITNYVLLEYGQPLHAFDYDRFDSDKIVTRRAEDGEMITTLDNQKRELKNHHLVITNGDEAHAIAGVMGGAKSEVQEDTKTLILEAAYFDPSVVRQASKDHGLRSESSNRFEKGVDPNRVERAGKRACELLAKYAGGTVLSGAVSVDQLDRSENKVSIETSVINDRLGTSITNEEIADILRRLQFSYEQNGENFDVKIPTRRGDIELFEDMLEEVARIFGYDNLPYTLPQGSSQAGGLTLEQQLKRKVKSYFEGAGLHETITYSLTPKERSQMLVSPEIKRQAKSPVALAMPMSEDHSHLRLSMLPELLQSLSYNVARKQKDLSYYEVGTVFVSNEEQVTRQPSEILRASGALTGTWISHPWQQEKKEVDFYVVKGIVEGLSAQLDLSFTYEKTKIPHMHPGRTALVKSGDKEIGFIGQVHPKLQKELGLKDTYVFDLNAEELFAQYTKEEAFQAIPRYPSVSRDIALVVDEQITSAAITDTISEAGAPLVKDVRVFDVYQGDHLPEGKKSLAFNLLYLDPHRTLKDEEVEEAHDKILTAVKDQHEAELRG
- the rnhC gene encoding ribonuclease HIII, translated to MPQVVLKLPASTLEKMKNHYHSQLKNPPQNAIFAAKTSACTITAYRSGKVLFQGKSPESESEQWGKPDKGSLKSNSSSSSKQPHAFHPPESLFTSSHIGSDEAGTGDYFGPITVAAAYVTKEQAHTLKAIGVKDSKHLNDRQIRELAKSIVELKIPYSLLRLPNKKYNQWQRKGWSQGKMKTILHHQALEKLLEKISPKKPDGILIDQFSQPEVYQKHLRSEKLHLQPNVYFMTKAESYSIAVAAGSIIARSAFVKEMDQLEMDTGLSIPKGASAKVDQAAAQVIKHYGEDKLDEIAKVHFANTQKAKKL
- a CDS encoding M42 family metallopeptidase — its product is MAKKDETLTMLKDLTDAKGVPGNEREAREVMKRYITPFADEVFTDNLGSLIAKKTGDKKGPSVMVAGHLDEVGFMVTRIDDHGYVYFQTVGGWWSQVMLAQRVTLMTRKGDLTGVIGSKPPHILPAEQRKKPVEIKDMFIDIGASSREEAEEFGVKPGDSVVPYFEFTQMKNEKMLLAKAWDNRIGCAIAIEVLKRLKGEKHPNVVYGVGTVQEEVGLRGARTAANLINPDIAFGVDVGIAGDTPGVSDKDASSKMGDGPQIILYDASMISHKGLRDFVTDTADKNQIPYQFDSLAGGGTDSGAIHLSHDGVPALSITIATRYIHSHAAMLHRDDFENAVSLIVEVIKELDADKVQEITFQ
- a CDS encoding TrmH family RNA methyltransferase, which codes for MITSIQNAQVKEWKKLHKRKYRNREQRFLIEGYHLVEEAMKSDWPVIEFIISEDASFSVPEQTKCTTVSRQVFSAISETETPQGIAAVVGLKEWEYSPAPLTLLVDAVQDPGNLGTLIRTADAAGFDHIVLGTGTVDPYNDKVIRATQGSIFHIPHFKGDLEDYIEELKSSGASIWASTLQNSTPFQKLQPQEKAALIVGNEGQGISQDLVDLANELVYIPIYGEAESLNVSIAAAVLMYHMKG
- the sspI gene encoding small acid-soluble spore protein SspI, yielding MNLNLRQAILSNVTGHNSEQLEATIDDAMQKGEEKMLPGLGVFFEMLWKESDDQEKQEILNTLEQSLKEPTA
- the pheS gene encoding phenylalanine--tRNA ligase subunit alpha, with translation MKERLEELKQEALEKVSKSENVQSLKDVRVEYLGKKGPITEVLRGMGKLSKEERPVIGQLANEVRESIAAAIDTKQTRLEDQELEKQLEAESIDVTLPGRPVRVGGPHLLTSIVEEIEDLFIGMGFEIKEGPEVETDYYNFEALNLPKGHPARDMQDSFYITEELLLRTHTSPVQARTMGQKNGNEPVKMICPGKVYRRDTDDATHSHQFTQLEGLLVDKHVRMSDLKGVLNAFAKQMFGAERDIRLRPSFFPFTEPSVEMDISCKVCEGKGCSVCKGTGWIEILGAGMVHPNVLEMAGYDPKEYSGFAFGMGPERIAMLKYGVDDIRNFYTNDIRFLEQYHKA